One stretch of Streptomyces sp. NBC_00443 DNA includes these proteins:
- a CDS encoding ROK family protein — protein sequence MDLSESARAVFAVLAGAGTATRPQLAAGAGLSKPTVSAAVAELEAAGLAAHSGTASGATGRSAAVYRLGPAAGAVLAVDLGPARTQVRGCALDGTLLAEGTGSRDDAAGTVRKVIDALPVDAPLRAVVVAVGDVTTRDRDGSGMRPATAKAGPVFDAMAVALPEGVPVHLENNVNCAALAELHEGAARGRRTFGYLRIGVGIGLGIVVGGEVLRGANGAAGEVARLPYPWDDGREPRHEALEDRMGVRSLLRRTAEAWQDDEPCPETADQLFALAGAGHGTAGAAVAGHAADIGRLAAAVAAVLDPGMIVLGGAVGSNPQLVPGVRAELGRLSWPTEVVSSALGDSGTVVGATRLAVARGIQTVTGAVQVKH from the coding sequence ATGGACCTGAGCGAGAGCGCGCGTGCGGTGTTCGCGGTGCTGGCCGGGGCGGGCACCGCCACCCGTCCCCAGCTGGCGGCCGGAGCGGGCCTGTCCAAGCCGACCGTCTCCGCCGCCGTCGCCGAACTGGAGGCCGCCGGCCTCGCTGCCCACTCCGGCACCGCCTCCGGCGCCACCGGCCGCTCCGCCGCCGTCTACCGGCTCGGGCCCGCCGCAGGCGCCGTGCTCGCCGTCGACCTCGGCCCCGCCCGGACCCAGGTGCGCGGCTGCGCCCTCGACGGCACCCTGCTCGCCGAGGGCACCGGCTCCCGCGACGACGCCGCCGGCACCGTGCGCAAGGTCATCGACGCGCTCCCCGTCGACGCCCCGCTGCGCGCCGTCGTCGTCGCCGTCGGTGACGTCACGACCCGGGACCGGGACGGCAGCGGGATGCGGCCCGCGACCGCCAAGGCCGGCCCCGTCTTCGACGCGATGGCCGTCGCACTGCCGGAGGGCGTACCCGTCCATCTGGAGAACAACGTCAACTGCGCCGCCCTCGCCGAACTGCACGAGGGCGCGGCCCGAGGCCGTCGCACGTTCGGATATCTGCGCATTGGCGTGGGCATCGGTCTCGGCATCGTCGTGGGCGGTGAGGTGCTGCGCGGGGCGAACGGCGCCGCCGGTGAGGTGGCCAGGCTGCCGTACCCGTGGGACGACGGCCGCGAGCCGCGCCACGAGGCGCTGGAGGACCGCATGGGCGTACGTTCCCTGCTGCGCCGGACCGCCGAGGCGTGGCAGGACGACGAGCCGTGCCCCGAGACCGCCGACCAGCTGTTCGCCCTCGCCGGGGCGGGCCACGGCACGGCCGGTGCCGCGGTCGCCGGGCACGCCGCCGACATCGGCCGGCTGGCCGCCGCGGTGGCCGCCGTCCTGGACCCCGGGATGATCGTGCTGGGCGGAGCCGTCGGCTCGAACCCGCAGCTCGTGCCGGGTGTGCGGGCCGAGCTCGGCCGGCTGAGCTGGCCCACCGAGGTCGTCAGCAGCGCGCTCGGCGACAGCGGCACCGTGGTCGGAGCCACCCGCCTCGCCGTCGCCCGTGGAATCCAAACCGTGACCGGGGCGGTCCAGGTGAAGCATTGA
- a CDS encoding phospholipid carrier-dependent glycosyltransferase, with protein MAVAMVTTALQQTPTIDEPVYVGTAAEYLHEHRLTHNPEHPPLGKLIIAVGVAAADPHVDRSFTGDQGQLGQHLLYESGNDPWRLMLFARLPVIVLTLSFGLIVFVFARELAGVAGGLGALGLYAFSPDLIAHGSLATLDVPAAGFVLTSVWLLWRARHRPRWYVPLAGVALGAALATKMSTLAAVPVVLALTGLSVWCAKSPSESRRRVLGRVAVGAGVVAVAAIAVVWASYLVVDPRLRWTPQQPVPVVLGLRGLVIDLLPFPQAYGDGMRVQFGFEEYPWQGFLFGRLYTGSLWYYLPAALLVKTPLGLLALWAAGVVAVVAVRRLRPAAPYLLVPAAVLLVAAMLGSRDFGTRYAVFVPMFLAVAAGCVLAVRWRWAPVAVGALVAFVAVSSLRTYPYYLPYSNEAFGGPAKTSLRLHDSNVDWGQDLGRLADRLDERYRGERIWLVYKGSGVPSFYGIHAADPREVPAREVRGLLVVSDSSVAKATGQLAELIDSSRPIDTVGHSITIYRR; from the coding sequence ATGGCCGTCGCGATGGTGACGACGGCGCTGCAGCAGACTCCGACGATCGACGAGCCCGTGTATGTCGGCACGGCGGCCGAGTATCTGCACGAGCACCGACTGACCCACAACCCCGAGCATCCGCCGCTCGGAAAGCTGATCATCGCCGTCGGAGTGGCGGCGGCCGATCCGCACGTCGACCGCTCCTTCACCGGCGATCAGGGCCAGTTGGGGCAGCACCTGCTGTACGAGTCGGGCAACGATCCCTGGCGGCTGATGCTGTTCGCCCGACTCCCTGTGATCGTTCTGACGCTTTCATTCGGGTTGATCGTCTTCGTCTTCGCCCGTGAACTGGCGGGTGTGGCGGGCGGTTTGGGGGCGCTCGGTCTGTACGCCTTCTCCCCCGACCTCATCGCGCATGGCTCGCTGGCCACGCTGGACGTTCCGGCGGCAGGGTTCGTGCTGACGTCGGTCTGGCTGCTGTGGCGGGCCCGACACCGGCCGCGCTGGTACGTGCCCCTCGCCGGAGTGGCCCTCGGTGCGGCGCTGGCCACGAAGATGAGCACCCTGGCCGCGGTCCCGGTGGTACTGGCGCTCACGGGACTGTCGGTGTGGTGCGCGAAGTCGCCCTCGGAGTCCCGCCGACGGGTGCTCGGACGGGTGGCCGTGGGCGCCGGGGTCGTGGCGGTGGCCGCCATCGCGGTCGTATGGGCCTCGTACCTGGTGGTCGACCCGCGGCTGCGCTGGACGCCGCAGCAGCCCGTACCCGTCGTGCTCGGGCTGCGCGGACTCGTCATCGATCTGCTGCCGTTCCCGCAGGCCTACGGCGACGGGATGCGGGTCCAGTTCGGCTTCGAGGAGTACCCGTGGCAGGGCTTCCTGTTCGGCCGGCTCTACACCGGCTCGCTCTGGTACTACCTGCCGGCCGCGCTGCTGGTGAAGACGCCGCTCGGCCTGCTCGCCCTGTGGGCGGCGGGTGTCGTGGCGGTGGTGGCCGTACGGCGGCTGCGACCGGCGGCGCCCTATCTGCTGGTGCCCGCCGCGGTGCTGCTCGTCGCGGCCATGCTCGGGTCACGGGACTTCGGCACGCGTTACGCCGTCTTCGTGCCGATGTTCCTGGCGGTGGCGGCGGGTTGTGTGCTCGCGGTGCGGTGGCGGTGGGCGCCGGTGGCGGTGGGGGCGCTGGTGGCGTTCGTCGCGGTCAGCTCGCTGCGGACGTACCCGTACTACCTGCCGTACTCCAACGAGGCGTTCGGCGGTCCGGCGAAGACCAGTCTGCGGCTGCACGACTCGAACGTGGACTGGGGCCAGGACCTCGGCCGGCTCGCGGACCGGCTGGACGAGCGGTATCGGGGCGAACGGATCTGGCTCGTGTACAAGGGCAGCGGAGTGCCGTCCTTCTACGGCATCCATGCCGCCGATCCGCGCGAGGTACCCGCCCGTGAGGTGCGCGGACTGCTGGTCGTGTCGGACTCCTCGGTGGCCAAGGCGACCGGCCAACTGGCCGAATTGATCGACAGCAGTCGTCCGATCGATACGGTCGGCCATTCGATCACCATCTATCGTCGGTGA
- a CDS encoding cellulose binding domain-containing protein, producing MPTRPDPAQPDEGPALEPIRVLRPRRTDALAELFKELEQERNGYETVVGPGVLPGAEEQTQELPAVTEDTRIAPRAGAARPGPDASGPGFRRAAVAVAVTAAAVIGFGGALLLSGRDDGKAAAKDPAPSATGSATVSASAAPTRPAPGADGAPGAGEPGDPPACSASFRTVSSWQGGYQGEVTVTGAPASSAAGWTATVVPADGARLTQVWDGTLSTTGDGTATVANASWNGKLAPGASVKFGFIADTSASGAPSAEVTCAATADAS from the coding sequence GTGCCCACACGGCCCGACCCCGCGCAGCCCGACGAAGGCCCGGCCCTGGAACCGATCCGCGTCCTGCGCCCGCGCCGCACCGACGCACTCGCTGAGCTGTTCAAGGAGTTGGAGCAGGAAAGGAACGGCTACGAGACCGTGGTCGGACCCGGTGTCCTGCCCGGCGCCGAGGAACAGACACAGGAACTCCCGGCCGTCACCGAGGACACGAGGATCGCACCGCGCGCCGGCGCCGCCCGCCCCGGCCCGGACGCGTCCGGCCCGGGATTTCGCCGCGCGGCCGTCGCGGTCGCCGTGACGGCCGCCGCGGTCATCGGCTTCGGCGGGGCGCTCCTGCTCTCCGGCCGCGACGACGGCAAGGCGGCGGCGAAGGATCCGGCTCCGTCCGCCACGGGCTCCGCGACGGTCTCCGCGTCGGCCGCGCCCACCCGGCCCGCCCCCGGTGCGGACGGCGCTCCCGGCGCCGGCGAGCCCGGCGACCCTCCCGCCTGCAGCGCGTCCTTCCGGACCGTCAGCAGCTGGCAGGGCGGCTATCAGGGCGAGGTGACGGTGACCGGCGCGCCCGCGTCCTCGGCCGCAGGCTGGACCGCGACGGTCGTACCGGCCGACGGCGCCCGCCTCACCCAGGTCTGGGACGGCACCCTCAGTACGACCGGGGACGGCACGGCCACCGTCGCCAACGCGTCCTGGAACGGGAAGCTGGCGCCCGGCGCGAGCGTCAAGTTCGGCTTCATCGCCGACACCTCGGCGTCCGGTGCCCCGTCCGCGGAAGTCACCTGCGCGGCGACGGCGGACGCTTCCTGA
- a CDS encoding MurR/RpiR family transcriptional regulator, translated as MPSPQQARAQASAITSGKSAGEAEASPTSQLRTLFDQPRLSPGQRRIAQYLIEHITEAAFLSITDLAERVGVSQPSVTRFAAAVGFSGYPALREKLQSIALGQLAGGPAAEENGANELQSAVDAEIENLENLRRDFADPDQVIDIGRKLSRSTPLTILGLRISASLAEYFAYAARRVHPDVRLVTRGGSVAYDSLLQSREAGGTWVLAFSMPRHAQETLTAVRVARSAGLRVALITDLALGPVADNADVVFATGTGSRLVFDSYAAPGVMAAALLQAMTDADPERTQARLEDYEQISDQHQFFLRD; from the coding sequence CTGCCATCGCCGCAGCAGGCACGCGCACAGGCATCCGCGATCACCTCGGGCAAGTCCGCCGGCGAAGCGGAGGCGTCCCCGACTTCCCAGCTCAGGACACTCTTCGATCAGCCCCGGCTGTCCCCCGGACAGCGGCGCATCGCCCAGTATCTGATCGAGCACATCACCGAAGCGGCGTTCCTTTCGATCACCGATCTCGCGGAGCGGGTCGGTGTCAGCCAGCCCTCGGTGACACGTTTTGCCGCGGCGGTGGGCTTCAGCGGTTACCCCGCGCTACGGGAGAAGCTCCAGTCGATCGCACTCGGCCAGCTCGCCGGGGGCCCCGCGGCCGAGGAGAACGGCGCGAACGAACTGCAGTCCGCCGTGGACGCCGAGATCGAGAACCTGGAGAACCTGCGGCGCGACTTCGCCGACCCCGACCAGGTCATCGACATCGGCCGCAAACTGTCCCGGTCGACCCCGCTGACCATCCTCGGACTGCGCATCTCCGCGTCGCTCGCCGAGTACTTCGCCTATGCGGCGCGCCGCGTCCACCCCGACGTGCGGCTGGTGACCCGGGGCGGCAGCGTCGCCTACGACTCGCTGCTGCAGTCGCGTGAGGCGGGCGGCACCTGGGTGCTGGCGTTCTCGATGCCCCGGCACGCCCAGGAGACCCTGACCGCGGTACGGGTCGCGCGCAGCGCCGGACTGCGGGTCGCCCTGATCACCGACCTGGCGCTCGGGCCGGTGGCCGACAACGCCGACGTCGTCTTCGCCACCGGCACCGGCTCCCGGCTGGTCTTCGACTCCTACGCCGCGCCCGGCGTGATGGCCGCCGCGCTGCTGCAGGCCATGACCGACGCCGACCCGGAGCGCACACAGGCACGGCTCGAGGACTACGAGCAGATCTCCGACCAGCACCAGTTCTTCCTCCGGGACTGA
- a CDS encoding ABC transporter substrate-binding protein has translation MGHQISRRTLFRTASGLAVAGALGSSLSACAGGTGAGSTSGDLTMTWWGSDDRHNAYKKALALFQKQNSKIKIRETYQGYDGYFDKFNTNIAGGSAPDLLQMDTALVAQYARKGVLAPLDSYVGKSLDLTGFSKTLLAAGTVDGEFYGVPSGIGVNQLTVNRSGLEKLGLKLPDREWTWADLKKIAQDVHKKSGGKTYGVDDGGGSTLQCFEVFAREKGQTFFSDDGKKLGFTSDTLQEWWEYWAEMRKTNASPPPAITSAAHNDLTKNAVVIGKALFTFDSGVYGAGGSITDAQLDFLPTPQGDFSGAREGNFVNGGVLLCATKASKKVADSVKIMNFFAQDDTAIKDMQLFRGIPPTEKARNLIASGLTETDKLNMENADYISQRVSKASNALPAPVPPPQGADQIWDLLFQSNLAVAFGKKSIKAQLSEFFDQASGILGG, from the coding sequence GTGGGTCACCAGATCTCGCGCAGAACCCTCTTCCGCACCGCGAGCGGACTGGCCGTCGCCGGCGCGCTCGGCAGCTCGCTCAGCGCATGCGCCGGCGGCACGGGCGCCGGCAGCACCAGCGGCGACCTGACCATGACGTGGTGGGGCAGCGACGACCGGCACAACGCCTACAAGAAGGCGCTCGCCCTTTTCCAGAAGCAGAACTCGAAGATCAAGATCCGCGAGACCTACCAGGGCTACGACGGATACTTCGACAAGTTCAACACGAACATCGCCGGCGGCAGCGCCCCGGACCTGCTCCAGATGGACACCGCCCTGGTGGCGCAGTACGCGCGCAAGGGCGTCCTCGCCCCGCTCGACTCCTACGTCGGCAAGAGCCTCGACCTGACGGGCTTCTCCAAGACGCTCCTCGCCGCCGGCACCGTGGACGGCGAGTTCTACGGCGTTCCGTCCGGCATCGGCGTCAACCAGCTCACCGTCAACCGCAGCGGCCTGGAGAAGCTCGGCCTGAAGCTGCCCGACCGCGAGTGGACCTGGGCCGACCTGAAGAAGATCGCCCAGGACGTCCACAAGAAGAGCGGCGGCAAGACCTACGGCGTCGACGACGGCGGCGGCTCCACCCTCCAGTGCTTCGAGGTGTTCGCCCGCGAGAAGGGACAGACCTTCTTCTCGGACGACGGCAAGAAGCTCGGCTTCACCTCCGACACCCTCCAGGAGTGGTGGGAGTACTGGGCCGAGATGCGCAAGACGAACGCGTCCCCGCCGCCGGCGATCACCTCCGCCGCGCACAACGACCTCACCAAGAACGCGGTCGTCATCGGCAAGGCGCTGTTCACCTTCGACTCCGGCGTCTACGGCGCGGGCGGCTCCATCACCGACGCGCAGCTGGACTTCCTGCCGACTCCGCAGGGCGACTTCTCCGGCGCCCGCGAGGGCAACTTCGTCAACGGCGGCGTGCTGCTGTGCGCCACCAAGGCCAGCAAGAAGGTCGCCGACTCGGTGAAGATCATGAACTTCTTCGCCCAGGACGACACGGCGATCAAGGACATGCAGCTTTTCCGCGGCATCCCGCCGACCGAGAAGGCGCGCAACCTGATCGCCTCGGGCCTGACCGAGACGGACAAGCTGAACATGGAGAACGCGGACTACATCTCCCAGCGGGTCTCCAAGGCGTCCAACGCCCTGCCTGCGCCGGTGCCGCCGCCGCAGGGGGCCGACCAGATCTGGGATCTGCTGTTCCAGTCGAACCTTGCGGTGGCCTTCGGCAAGAAGTCGATCAAGGCGCAGCTCTCCGAGTTCTTCGACCAGGCGTCGGGGATTCTCGGGGGTTAG
- a CDS encoding carbohydrate ABC transporter permease has translation MSAITPPRSSTSPLHKLRSATGTRRIFIHTVLIGVAIVMLYPLMWMLSSSLKPDTEIFTHPGLIPTALRPENYSEGWSGSGNSFSLYITNSLIVTIGAVIGNVISCSLAAYAFARFEFRGKKIWFGLMLGTLMLPTQAVLIPQYTIFYNLTWINTFLPLIVPKFLAVDAFFIFLMVQFIRSIPRELDQAAMVDGANPWKIYWKIILPLMKPALITTTIFTFIWTYDDFLHQLVYLQQNDKFTVPLGLTLFLDQTSGSSYGAMFAMSTLALLPTLICFLIFQKRLVEGMATSGMKG, from the coding sequence ATGTCCGCCATCACCCCGCCCCGGTCCTCGACGTCGCCGCTGCACAAGCTCCGCTCGGCCACCGGGACCCGCCGAATCTTCATCCACACCGTGCTCATCGGCGTGGCGATCGTCATGCTGTACCCGCTGATGTGGATGCTCAGCAGCTCCCTCAAGCCCGACACCGAGATCTTCACCCACCCCGGGCTCATCCCGACCGCGCTGCGCCCCGAGAACTACTCCGAGGGCTGGAGCGGCTCCGGCAACTCCTTCTCCCTCTACATCACCAACTCGTTGATCGTGACGATCGGCGCGGTGATCGGAAACGTCATCTCCTGCTCGCTGGCCGCCTACGCCTTCGCGCGCTTCGAGTTCCGCGGCAAGAAGATCTGGTTCGGCCTGATGCTCGGCACCCTGATGCTGCCCACCCAGGCCGTCCTGATCCCGCAGTACACGATCTTCTACAACCTGACCTGGATCAACACGTTCCTGCCGTTGATCGTGCCGAAGTTCCTCGCGGTGGACGCCTTCTTCATCTTCTTGATGGTCCAGTTCATCCGCTCCATCCCGCGCGAGCTGGACCAGGCGGCCATGGTCGACGGCGCCAACCCCTGGAAGATCTACTGGAAGATCATCCTGCCGTTGATGAAGCCGGCGCTGATCACCACCACGATCTTCACCTTCATCTGGACCTACGACGACTTCCTGCACCAGCTCGTCTACCTCCAGCAGAACGACAAGTTCACCGTCCCCCTGGGCCTGACGCTGTTCCTCGACCAGACCAGCGGCTCCTCCTACGGCGCGATGTTCGCCATGTCGACACTCGCCCTCCTGCCCACCCTCATCTGCTTCCTCATCTTCCAGAAGAGGCTGGTGGAAGGCATGGCCACCTCCGGCATGAAGGGCTGA
- a CDS encoding N-acetylglucosamine kinase: MQDTPHSPPLVVAVDVGGTKTHLRALAGDVMVADHVRTSSGWRPHDPVAAAGWLAALVADTLPAGGRPSALAVGGHACETPRQCGQIRTALQLHFDAPALVVGDAELLVPAAGLDKGVGLVAGTGSVAVGRLTDGSAVQVGGWGAVLGDEGGSAGLVREAVRAVWAAHDLGEEPDALARGLVDAFGVAEVPALGAALESAERPSAQWGRHAPVVFAAARAGSPLARAVIDEGGRSLAALVGQLASRGVPVDDVVVAGSTILAQPVLYDAFAAALADSVPGARPWRLEVPPVEGALTLARSLV, from the coding sequence GTGCAGGACACTCCCCACTCGCCTCCTCTCGTGGTCGCTGTCGACGTGGGCGGCACCAAGACGCATCTGCGCGCACTCGCGGGGGACGTCATGGTCGCCGACCACGTCCGCACGAGCAGCGGCTGGCGGCCGCACGACCCGGTCGCCGCCGCCGGCTGGCTGGCCGCACTGGTCGCCGACACCCTGCCGGCCGGTGGGCGTCCCTCAGCCCTCGCGGTCGGCGGGCACGCCTGCGAGACCCCCCGCCAGTGCGGCCAGATCCGTACCGCGCTCCAACTCCACTTCGACGCGCCCGCCTTGGTGGTGGGCGATGCCGAACTGCTGGTCCCCGCCGCCGGGCTGGACAAGGGGGTCGGGCTGGTCGCCGGTACCGGGTCCGTCGCGGTCGGCCGGCTGACCGACGGCAGTGCCGTCCAGGTCGGCGGCTGGGGCGCGGTCCTCGGCGACGAGGGCGGCTCGGCGGGTCTCGTCCGCGAGGCCGTACGGGCCGTGTGGGCGGCGCACGATCTCGGCGAGGAGCCCGACGCACTGGCGCGTGGGCTCGTCGACGCGTTCGGCGTCGCCGAAGTGCCCGCACTCGGCGCGGCGTTGGAGAGCGCCGAACGTCCCTCGGCCCAGTGGGGCCGGCACGCGCCGGTGGTGTTCGCAGCCGCCCGGGCCGGTTCACCGCTCGCCCGTGCGGTGATCGACGAGGGCGGCCGCTCACTGGCCGCGCTGGTCGGTCAACTCGCCTCGCGTGGAGTCCCGGTGGACGACGTCGTGGTCGCCGGCAGCACCATTCTCGCCCAGCCCGTCCTGTACGACGCCTTCGCCGCCGCGCTCGCCGACAGCGTGCCGGGGGCGCGGCCGTGGCGCCTGGAAGTGCCACCGGTCGAGGGCGCTCTGACACTCGCCCGTTCACTTGTGTGA
- a CDS encoding phosphatase PAP2 family protein, whose product MPASVGRHTTPSLNRRRFLLTSAGGGAALLAVPAVAGWLPAADAKAAAKAAAFVDDYKTNVVANLTPETNAVVRVLGGFAKMWKTGGAWNSGKPLMPDVLRANMRYSVRITAARTDAQAKESFIIDRQHQSYSVIAGLGPLADLYKSGAKAVTSITSAPEGIPAGKISDAVPADAPAGSAIGAGSYDSELGQVARLVDTVRGPFASGNPAKFAFQYPRPWRMNEDSEVVDTGRKDEFGFPVYESKVVVVPQLLRQRGENATEDGGFPSGHTNALHLAALAYAYAVPERFQELVTRAFELSHTRIVAGMHSTVDVLGGRIMATALAAAALADPANAELKAAARAQALVYFKGRTGTTADTLDAYAHSADRASDPYADRDANARTVEPKLTYVLTRRGRDEPLTVPKGAEVLLETRQPYLTAAQRREVLRTTALPGGYVLLDGFEQWGRLDLFTAADGYGAFDSDVTVTLDAAAGGFGAADSWRNDIRGDGGLTKRGTGTLTLTGHNRYHGGTVVEGGVLVAASANALGEGDVRVKGGTLRADKVLRVRGSYVQDGDSALELLVRKNHGPALDVSRRVTLGRGSVLSLRLDAERPPLAGTTVPVIEASQLRGQFDRVELNSRTLRAVPVYTTDGLSVRLLRR is encoded by the coding sequence ATGCCGGCATCCGTCGGGCGCCACACCACCCCGTCCCTCAATAGAAGGCGCTTTCTCCTGACCTCCGCCGGCGGCGGTGCGGCCCTCCTCGCCGTCCCTGCCGTCGCCGGCTGGCTCCCCGCCGCGGACGCCAAGGCCGCCGCGAAGGCAGCCGCGTTCGTCGACGACTACAAGACCAACGTGGTCGCGAACCTGACGCCCGAGACCAACGCGGTGGTCCGCGTTCTCGGCGGCTTCGCGAAGATGTGGAAGACGGGCGGCGCCTGGAACAGCGGCAAGCCGCTCATGCCCGACGTGCTGCGCGCCAACATGCGCTACAGCGTCCGGATCACCGCCGCGCGCACGGACGCTCAGGCGAAGGAATCGTTCATCATCGACCGTCAGCACCAGAGCTACTCGGTGATCGCCGGTCTCGGTCCGCTTGCCGACCTGTACAAGTCGGGCGCCAAGGCGGTCACATCGATCACCAGCGCTCCGGAGGGCATCCCCGCGGGGAAGATCAGCGACGCCGTGCCCGCGGACGCCCCGGCCGGTTCCGCGATCGGCGCGGGGTCGTACGACTCGGAGCTCGGCCAGGTGGCCAGGCTGGTCGACACCGTGCGCGGCCCCTTCGCCTCCGGCAACCCGGCCAAGTTCGCCTTCCAGTACCCGCGTCCGTGGCGGATGAACGAGGACAGCGAGGTCGTCGACACCGGCAGGAAGGACGAGTTCGGCTTTCCCGTCTACGAGTCGAAGGTGGTCGTCGTCCCTCAGCTGCTGCGCCAGCGCGGTGAGAACGCGACCGAGGACGGCGGCTTCCCCAGCGGGCACACCAACGCCCTGCACCTGGCGGCCCTGGCGTACGCCTACGCCGTGCCCGAGCGCTTCCAGGAGCTGGTGACCCGCGCCTTCGAGCTCAGCCACACCCGCATCGTGGCGGGCATGCACTCCACGGTCGACGTCCTCGGCGGCCGCATCATGGCCACCGCCCTGGCCGCCGCCGCCCTCGCCGACCCGGCGAACGCAGAACTCAAGGCCGCCGCCCGCGCCCAGGCCCTGGTGTACTTCAAGGGACGGACCGGCACGACGGCCGACACGCTCGACGCGTACGCCCACTCGGCCGACCGCGCCAGCGACCCGTACGCCGACCGTGACGCCAACGCCCGCACGGTCGAGCCGAAGCTGACCTACGTGCTGACCCGGCGCGGTCGCGACGAACCCCTGACCGTGCCGAAGGGCGCGGAGGTGCTGCTGGAGACGCGCCAGCCGTACCTGACCGCGGCCCAGCGCCGCGAGGTGCTGCGCACGACCGCGCTGCCCGGCGGATACGTCCTGCTGGACGGCTTCGAGCAGTGGGGACGGCTCGACCTGTTCACCGCGGCGGACGGTTACGGCGCCTTCGACTCCGACGTGACCGTCACGCTCGACGCGGCGGCCGGGGGCTTCGGCGCGGCGGACAGCTGGCGCAACGACATCCGCGGCGACGGCGGCTTGACCAAGCGCGGAACCGGCACACTCACCCTGACCGGGCACAACCGGTACCACGGCGGCACGGTGGTCGAGGGCGGCGTGCTGGTGGCCGCTTCCGCCAACGCGCTCGGAGAGGGCGACGTGCGGGTGAAGGGCGGCACGCTCCGCGCGGACAAGGTGCTGCGGGTGCGCGGCTCGTACGTCCAGGACGGCGATTCCGCCCTGGAACTCCTGGTCCGCAAGAACCACGGTCCGGCGCTCGACGTGTCCCGCCGGGTCACCTTGGGCCGGGGCAGCGTCCTGTCGCTGCGCCTCGACGCGGAGCGTCCGCCGCTTGCGGGGACCACGGTGCCCGTCATCGAGGCCTCACAGCTGCGCGGCCAGTTCGACCGCGTGGAGCTGAACTCCCGCACGCTGCGAGCCGTACCCGTCTACACGACGGATGGTCTGTCGGTACGACTCCTCAGGCGGTAA
- a CDS encoding carbohydrate ABC transporter permease, with protein MTTAQTGEVVKEPSVPATPSDQRERDRMRRRLARRRGGGWWPYLFLAPWFVGLFGLTIYPMLDSLYLSFTNFDLLTPAQWVGMDNYNRMFAEDPVFWDSVHATLVYVLVSVPLKLALALAVAMLLNRDLRGIGLYRAAFYLPSLLGGAVAIAIVWRQVFGGEGLFNDFLGWFGLNTGQDWISSPDTALYTLVLLAVWQFGTPMVIFLAGLKQLPKDVFEAAAIDGAGAVTRFFKITLPLLTPIVFFNVVLQIIDAFKTFTPAFVISNGSGGPLNSTMLYSLYLYKKGFTDLQMGYASALAWVLFLVIALFTAVNFIASRYWVHYDD; from the coding sequence ATGACCACCGCGCAGACCGGCGAGGTCGTCAAGGAACCGTCGGTTCCCGCGACCCCGTCCGACCAGCGGGAGCGTGACCGTATGCGTCGCCGCCTCGCCAGACGGCGGGGCGGGGGATGGTGGCCGTACCTCTTCCTGGCCCCCTGGTTCGTGGGCCTGTTCGGGCTGACGATCTATCCGATGCTCGACTCGCTGTACCTGTCCTTCACCAACTTCGACCTGCTGACGCCCGCGCAGTGGGTCGGCATGGACAACTACAACCGGATGTTCGCCGAGGACCCGGTCTTCTGGGACTCGGTGCACGCCACCCTCGTGTACGTCCTCGTCTCCGTGCCCCTGAAGCTGGCACTCGCCCTCGCGGTGGCGATGCTGCTCAACCGCGATCTCAGGGGCATCGGCCTGTACCGGGCCGCCTTCTATCTGCCGTCCCTGCTCGGCGGGGCCGTGGCCATCGCCATCGTGTGGCGGCAGGTTTTCGGCGGCGAGGGTCTGTTCAACGACTTCCTGGGCTGGTTCGGGCTCAACACCGGCCAGGACTGGATCTCCAGCCCGGACACCGCGCTCTACACCCTCGTCCTGCTGGCCGTCTGGCAGTTCGGCACGCCGATGGTGATCTTCCTCGCCGGGCTGAAGCAACTGCCGAAGGACGTGTTCGAGGCGGCCGCGATCGACGGTGCCGGCGCCGTGACCAGGTTCTTCAAGATCACCCTGCCGCTGCTCACTCCGATCGTCTTCTTCAACGTGGTCCTTCAGATCATCGACGCATTCAAGACGTTCACGCCCGCGTTCGTGATCAGCAACGGCTCCGGCGGACCGCTCAACTCGACCATGCTGTACTCCCTGTACCTGTACAAGAAGGGCTTCACGGACCTTCAGATGGGGTACGCCTCCGCGCTGGCCTGGGTGCTGTTCCTGGTCATCGCACTCTTCACGGCGGTCAACTTCATCGCCAGCCGCTACTGGGTCCACTACGACGACTGA